In Pollutimonas sp. M17, a single genomic region encodes these proteins:
- a CDS encoding benzoate-CoA ligase family protein: MQACPTELNFAAHLVQINAARADKPAYIDDRRSLSYGELAAGIARFAGLLQNLGIRREERVLLLMHDTVDWPVAFLGALHAGVVPVAVNTLLTSDDYAYMLRHSRSQAVFVSGALLPVLQQAMSGEHDVKHVVVSEAVDELPAGAHEFQQLMAQAEERPACRTAADEVAFWLYSSGSTGQPKGVIHTHANLWYTAELYGKPVLGVKEGDTVFSAAKLFFAYGLGNGLTFPLSVGATTVLMAERPTPDAVFKRLTQHRPTVFCGVPTLYASMLASPGLPARDSVALRICASAGEALPKDLGNRFLQHFGCDILDGIGSTEMLHIFLSNQPGRIRYGTTGQPVPGYEVDLRDEHGQSVPVDTIGDLYIRGPSAALMYWHNRSKSQETFQGHWLKSGDKYTRDADGYYTYAGRSDDMIKVSGQYVSPIEVENTLAQHDAVLEAAVIGVADGDGLMKTTAYVVLRNGGAGDSAIEHELQAYVKQHLAPFKYPRSIHFIDDLPKTATGKIQRFRLRQLNK, translated from the coding sequence ATGCAAGCCTGTCCGACCGAGCTGAACTTCGCCGCTCACCTTGTGCAAATCAATGCCGCCAGGGCGGACAAGCCTGCCTACATCGACGACCGGCGCAGCCTGAGCTATGGCGAACTGGCTGCCGGAATCGCCCGCTTTGCCGGCCTGTTGCAGAACCTGGGCATCCGGCGCGAAGAGCGCGTTCTGCTGCTGATGCACGATACCGTCGATTGGCCCGTGGCTTTCCTGGGCGCCCTGCACGCCGGGGTGGTGCCCGTGGCCGTCAACACCCTGCTGACGTCCGACGACTATGCCTATATGCTGCGCCACAGCCGCAGCCAGGCGGTGTTCGTATCGGGAGCGCTGCTGCCCGTCTTGCAGCAGGCCATGTCCGGCGAGCATGACGTCAAGCACGTCGTGGTGTCGGAAGCGGTCGACGAGCTGCCCGCGGGCGCGCATGAGTTCCAGCAATTGATGGCGCAAGCCGAAGAGCGGCCCGCCTGTCGCACGGCGGCCGATGAAGTCGCCTTCTGGCTTTATTCCTCGGGTTCGACCGGACAGCCCAAGGGCGTGATTCATACGCATGCCAACCTGTGGTACACGGCCGAGCTCTATGGGAAGCCCGTGCTGGGCGTCAAGGAAGGCGACACGGTGTTTTCCGCTGCCAAGCTGTTCTTTGCCTACGGCCTGGGAAATGGGCTGACTTTCCCGCTGTCGGTGGGCGCCACCACGGTCCTGATGGCCGAACGCCCCACGCCCGATGCGGTGTTCAAGCGCCTGACGCAGCATCGCCCCACCGTATTCTGCGGCGTCCCCACCTTGTACGCCAGCATGCTGGCTTCGCCCGGGCTGCCCGCCCGCGACAGCGTGGCCCTGCGCATCTGCGCTTCGGCCGGCGAAGCGCTGCCCAAGGACCTGGGCAACCGCTTCCTCCAGCATTTCGGCTGCGACATCCTGGACGGCATCGGCTCCACCGAGATGCTGCATATTTTCCTGTCCAACCAGCCCGGGCGCATACGCTACGGCACCACCGGCCAGCCGGTGCCCGGCTACGAGGTCGACCTGCGCGACGAGCATGGCCAGAGCGTTCCCGTGGACACCATCGGCGACCTGTACATCAGGGGCCCCAGCGCCGCCCTGATGTACTGGCACAACCGGTCGAAATCGCAGGAGACCTTCCAGGGCCACTGGCTGAAAAGCGGCGACAAGTACACCCGCGACGCCGATGGCTACTACACCTACGCCGGGCGCAGCGACGACATGATCAAGGTCAGCGGCCAGTATGTGTCGCCCATCGAAGTCGAAAACACGCTGGCCCAGCACGACGCCGTGCTGGAGGCCGCGGTCATCGGCGTGGCCGACGGCGATGGCCTGATGAAAACCACCGCCTATGTCGTGCTGCGCAACGGCGGGGCGGGCGATTCCGCCATCGAACACGAATTGCAGGCTTACGTAAAACAGCACCTGGCGCCTTTCAAGTATCCTCGCAGTATTCATTTCATCGACGACCTGCCCAAGACCGCCACCGGAAAGATCCAGCGCTTCCGCCTGCGTCAACTGAACAAATAG
- a CDS encoding DUF4863 family protein, with protein sequence MSGTEAFQQLIQSLTREIGARPLDAALQADLRRLFPYEGEVCQRILQACKQGMEEGWMCKYEQGGIRYGRVIKPGPELHGYSVDVVEMNDVAGPEHRHPLGEIDLIMPLEGQALFDGAPAGWLVYGPGTVHRPTVSQGRALILYLLPEGQIEFTRQAGGQH encoded by the coding sequence ATGAGCGGCACAGAAGCATTCCAGCAATTGATCCAATCGCTTACCCGCGAGATCGGCGCACGCCCGCTCGACGCGGCGCTGCAGGCCGACCTGCGGCGTCTGTTTCCCTATGAAGGCGAGGTATGCCAGCGCATACTCCAGGCCTGCAAGCAGGGCATGGAAGAGGGCTGGATGTGCAAGTATGAACAAGGCGGCATACGCTATGGCCGCGTCATCAAGCCGGGCCCCGAACTGCACGGCTATTCGGTCGACGTCGTTGAAATGAACGACGTCGCCGGCCCCGAGCACCGCCACCCCCTGGGCGAGATCGACCTGATCATGCCGCTGGAAGGCCAGGCCCTGTTTGACGGCGCGCCGGCCGGCTGGCTGGTCTACGGTCCCGGCACGGTCCACCGCCCTACCGTCAGCCAGGGCCGGGCGCTGATCCTGTACCTGTTGCCCGAAGGACAAATCGAATTCACCCGGCAAGCGGGCGGCCAACACTGA